The Rosa chinensis cultivar Old Blush chromosome 7, RchiOBHm-V2, whole genome shotgun sequence DNA segment gccagACCCTCTAGGTCCGCCCGTTTAAGCCttaattattttctattttaaaaataaatttatttttttctataacatacaacttatttttttttggtaattgatttcctaagctttattttttctaattcttgtttcctttgttaaataaaaattaatttagagatttagagagatagttaattaaatataacctcattaactaatatttataaatgttataacttataaattaatctcaatatatatatatatatatatatattaaatatgatcaacaaaaaacaatgagtcttatattgcctatatgacTATAGAGAcacattttaaggaaaaaaaaataatgtatttctttttgttaaacttaaacaaattaaagcccttttaggcccatttaggccctatttggaaggccggcccgacccggcccttttgGCCCTAGTGACTCGGGCTTTTCGGACGGGTAAggattagcatatttaagcctcgaccctaccctacccggccctaaattttgttgactttgactaggccctgCCTgaccctaccctaagccctaaaatttagggtagggccggccctagcccggcccatgatgacacCTACCTAGAAGGATCTTACTAGTCCTTGCAACTATAGCCTGGGTTTTTGCCCTCTTTACAAAGGGATATTAACCGTAAAGGTAATATAAAGCGATTGGCCTCGCAACAAATACCCAGGATAGTGCACCTGCCTATTTGGGATCCCAATAGAATCATTGCATGCATACACTTCAAGCAAAACACCAGTACTGGAGACAAAATCACCATAAATTTGAGAAGCTGAACCCAATGTACAGAATACTCATTAATATGAAATGTACTAATATGAATACCAGGAATATGATTACCCGGTCACTCATAGAGAAACATCCATGAACAGGGTACAAATTATCATGTGTATCAAAACAAGTATGGAAAAATCGACATATTCATCCAAGAGATTGAAAGAACAAGATAAAAGGAACACAGATTCTAACTGACCATGGATAAAATTTCACAAATCCTGGCAAAACACATCTACCATATATATGTCAGCAAATAGAACCAGCTGCACTGAACGCtatattttcttgttcttcaatgCCCCCCTAGGAATCTTACTTAGAACCTTTGCATCAAATACGGCATACTGCTTCTTGATCTCAAACATAGCCTTCTCTGCAAGTGGGTCGACCTTGTCCTCATATTTCTCATAGGACACAGGCACTGAGAACAGCAACACAGTTGCTGCAGGTAAAAGATGATTCAACCAGACGGTAAGTCAGAACAAGACACAGATAGAAGTATTGGCCATAACTAATACACACATTTGTAATGTCCTCACCTATGTAAACCAGGGTCAAGAAGTTATAAGACTTTCCCAAGATAGACACAATCCATAGACCAGCAATCACCTAAATGACCATTAGTGTACCAAAAGATAAACATTCAAGTCAGTAATACAGTAATATTATGTCTCAGAAAATAATATGAATATAATCGTAATTTTATCTAACCAACAACACcaactgaaaatgaaaagaaatagCAAAAGAGAGCAGCAAACATACAGAGAGGAACTTCTTCAGATCCTTCCCTGAAGCTATATCCCTGATGACAACAAGAGCCCGGTTGATCTCAAATGTAATTGCAGAGACAATCTGTAGAAACGGCTTCTCTGGAATTTGAATATCTGGAATCTTGGGTGGAGACCTGCAAGCAGCAATTGAGGCTAAGTATATCATTTCAAACAGATGAAATCCAGACTCTCCCCCATCCACaaccgaaaaagaaaaatcagtgACATACTTGTTAATGAATGTTAAAGCATTGGACCACAGGAAGAATGCTGCTATCGCAACAATCAAGAGGTGCGCGACCAAAGTGAGCAGATGGTATTCAAGCAATTCAAAGAGAACCCACATCACTGTTGCTCCACCAAGAATACCTCCGGACAGCTTCTTATCCCTCCACAGGAAAACATCAGCCACTGCGTCATAAGATTCATATCATTAgacaacaaaattcaaatacttTGCAACACAATAGATGATGAAAATTAAACCATAGTACTCAAATATTTTCATCAATAGCAAAATAAccaccaaaaaataataattagaaaataatTAGCTTCAGAGCCTTTGGTTCGATTAAAGAAACTGAAAAGGCTAAAGAGTGAACCTTTTCCAGTACCAAACCAAAGCTTTAGcaaattttattcttttcttagaAATTAGAACTGATAACTCAAAGCCACAAGCTTCATTCACCAGATCTAGATCCATCGGAACAAAGAATCTAAATGCATACCATTTCAGCTGCTAAAATCTCCAAGTACGATCTACAGACAACAAATTGAGCTAAACATATCCCTCTAATACAGTTTCTCTACAACCGAACGATTCCAAACAAATCCGAAATCGGAAATCGGAAATGGGAAAATCCAGTTCACGATAGAGCTTAAAAGAAATACTAGTGGATCACGAAGCTTACACTTTCCACCACCAAAGACATGATGCACAGGCTTTTCCCTGCCGAAGATCCTGTAAACCTTGTCCTTCAACGAACTCGGCGAAACGCCGCCGCTCTTCTCGCGCACGACTTCCGGCGCCGGCGAATCGTGGTGGCCGTGGATCTTCTCCTCGATCTTCTCCATCAAAGACTCCGCCCTCACTTCCTCCTTATGCTCGTCCGCCATAGcctccaaaattcaaaacacacacacagacgAAACGAATCGAAATCCCTAAACCCTCCTCGCGTTTCGAAACGCTTCTCTggagtttcttttcttttccttttataaTTTCGTTTTCTCTTTTATGAAACCAAAGCTCTCTCAGAGTCTCAgtcactctttctctctctttccttcatCTGTGGCGATTATATAGTAGGTTTAACCCCACGCACTAAGCTATAGCCGCTACCGCCTCTTCgtttttaaaattaaataaatataaactCTATGAGTCATCGCCGTCCGATTTGCTACGCCTTGTTATTGACACCTGCTGTTGTAACACGTGGTATGCGGGTGACGTACATTGGGCCAATCGAGTGCCGACATGTAGGGGTGGGATTAGAAAATGCGTTGGCTCATGCAAAAAAGGCTTAGCTGCtaagttaattagttaatatCCGTCACAATCTTGGGGGTGTTAGTTGAAAATTAATCAGGATCGAAGTGACGTGCTGGTAATGCCACGTGTCATTTTCATTATTTGTATATGTTTATTAAACTTGTATACATATTGGCTAAGTTTACGGTTTACAATATGTGGCtgaatcttcttgaatattcatGGTCTGGGCTGTTGGAATCTAGACCATCCATGGGCGACCACCTAACATTTTGGGTTATAGAGAGGCGTGACTCTCACGTGACCAGGATTCTCCCAGCAGATGTTTGGTAAAGGCAGTTAGAGGATTTGGATTATCGAACTGTCCAATGATCATTCGCCACGTATGCAATTATTTAATTATTGAGGCATTTTTGGTTGGGTTAATTTCCATTTACCCAGAAATCTTTAGGTGGCGTTCGGTAACGTTtttaagtcatctttttcattttataaaatgaaaattgcttgaaaatgcgttcgtttgtctgttttcaaaaatacagaaaatattttttgaaaatatttttttattttactcgtaaaacaggaaaacgacaaatagacgttttcaccttttcattctcatattttagaaaacacggagatatattttccaaaacaaagaaaaaaaagaacgtgctctcctcttccatattctcacgtcactatcttcttctcaggtctctctcatctctagtcgccatcttctctcgtttttgaaatttgttttcggaataagctaccggacacattttcggagctcaaaaatccaatcttgttttctcgtttttattttcaaaatcgatttttgaaaaatcatttttaaaaacgttaccAGACAAGCCCTTAGTATTTTGTCCACTTGCACCAATAAGTTTGTATTGTGCCAATTTACacaaattttaaagaaaaaacaactCTTAGGGGTAGTCTTTTATAAAGTAGTGCCTAATGTATCTTATGCTCACTTCTGGATCTTAGAATCTACTTTTTCTTAGAA contains these protein-coding regions:
- the LOC112180311 gene encoding reticulon-like protein B2 yields the protein MADEHKEEVRAESLMEKIEEKIHGHHDSPAPEVVREKSGGVSPSSLKDKVYRIFGREKPVHHVFGGGKLADVFLWRDKKLSGGILGGATVMWVLFELLEYHLLTLVAHLLIVAIAAFFLWSNALTFINKSPPKIPDIQIPEKPFLQIVSAITFEINRALVVIRDIASGKDLKKFLSVIAGLWIVSILGKSYNFLTLVYIATVLLFSVPVSYEKYEDKVDPLAEKAMFEIKKQYAVFDAKVLSKIPRGALKNKKI